In Flavobacterium endoglycinae, one DNA window encodes the following:
- a CDS encoding ATP-binding protein: MNIKDIVNRDLVTLTNCDQEPIHIPGKIQPHGFLLGLTNSWTIDYCTDNISFFINLSHIEALGNKFESVFGSRAQELLFNYINSDTVQDVFPLEIELLDKKFQVNVHKSHDIYVLEAEPQFDRQILGDVYTQTIQFVTQMNSTKSLKDLCALVAEGTREITGYDRVMIYRFDEQYNGEVYAESCRKDLEPFFGLHYPHTDIPVQARELYIRNQMRLIVDINYEAVPIFTVDDKLDKNLDLSLSVLRSTSPIHVQYLKNMGVGATLTISLLHHGRLWGLIACHHYSKKNISPAVRLAAKLQGQFITSQIDIRESNDENLDARKTIEALEHITAIDLPLAENSLETVIELPELLALCNAAGVSILFRNKIYKNGLTPEDHHIVAFAALVEQRKSDDFYVTRNVGDQFPELENSPDFAGAIYHSLGGSNHIIWYRPETISEINWAGDPEKSIVKDQHGLHPRNSFNSWKQIVKGHSSIWKKYELNSAAKFAHSLHKNLIMILLSEEEEKYRRQSEVLRETNSELENINWISTHDLQEPLRKIQMITSKLLADKRLSSSDPEIDSLERVSKSATRMRELLQDILKYTRIKNTREAAEKIDLNLIFESAAEECSELIEQKNAVIHCEQLPEVSAIGFLMKQLFLNIIQNSLKYASLDRSPVITITASQEPVIIKDRFNVYCHWVKFSDNGIGFDQMYSESIFKVFTRLHNQQEYSGSGIGLALCKKIMQSLGGSISAEGAVGEGASITIYFPCDPDDTLI, encoded by the coding sequence ATGAATATTAAAGATATAGTTAACCGAGATCTGGTAACATTAACCAATTGCGATCAGGAGCCCATACATATTCCCGGGAAGATACAGCCCCACGGTTTTTTGCTGGGACTCACCAATAGCTGGACAATAGACTATTGCACAGATAATATTTCCTTTTTCATTAATTTAAGCCACATCGAGGCTCTGGGTAATAAATTTGAATCTGTTTTTGGGAGCAGGGCGCAGGAACTGCTTTTCAATTATATAAATTCGGATACGGTACAAGACGTATTTCCTCTTGAAATAGAGCTGCTGGATAAAAAATTTCAGGTCAATGTCCACAAAAGTCATGATATATATGTTCTCGAAGCTGAACCTCAGTTTGACAGACAAATTCTGGGGGACGTTTATACCCAGACCATTCAGTTTGTAACCCAGATGAACAGCACCAAATCATTGAAAGATCTATGTGCTCTGGTCGCAGAAGGCACCCGTGAAATAACAGGCTATGACCGTGTTATGATTTATCGCTTTGACGAGCAGTATAACGGGGAGGTATATGCAGAAAGCTGCAGAAAAGACCTTGAGCCGTTTTTTGGACTGCATTATCCTCATACAGATATTCCGGTTCAGGCCAGGGAATTGTACATAAGGAACCAGATGAGATTAATTGTTGATATTAATTATGAGGCTGTTCCTATTTTTACTGTAGACGACAAATTAGATAAAAACCTTGATTTAAGCCTGTCCGTTTTAAGAAGTACATCTCCCATCCATGTACAGTATCTTAAAAACATGGGGGTTGGTGCCACACTTACGATTTCTCTTCTTCATCATGGCCGTCTATGGGGACTGATTGCCTGCCATCATTATTCAAAAAAAAATATCTCACCTGCAGTAAGGCTGGCGGCTAAACTGCAGGGGCAGTTTATTACTTCCCAGATAGATATAAGGGAGTCCAATGACGAAAATCTTGATGCAAGGAAAACCATTGAGGCTTTGGAGCATATAACAGCGATTGATCTGCCTTTGGCAGAGAACTCACTTGAAACTGTTATTGAGCTTCCCGAATTGCTTGCTCTCTGCAATGCTGCAGGTGTTTCGATCCTATTCAGAAATAAAATCTACAAAAATGGACTAACGCCAGAAGATCACCATATTGTTGCTTTTGCGGCGCTGGTTGAACAAAGGAAGTCCGATGATTTTTATGTAACAAGAAATGTAGGTGACCAGTTTCCTGAACTGGAAAACTCTCCTGATTTTGCAGGAGCGATTTATCATTCGCTTGGAGGGTCAAATCATATTATTTGGTATAGACCCGAAACTATCTCCGAAATCAACTGGGCAGGTGATCCCGAAAAAAGCATAGTTAAGGACCAACACGGTCTGCATCCTCGAAATTCATTTAACAGCTGGAAACAGATTGTCAAAGGCCACAGTAGTATCTGGAAAAAGTACGAACTGAATTCAGCGGCAAAATTTGCGCACTCCCTTCATAAGAATTTGATCATGATATTGTTAAGTGAAGAGGAAGAAAAATACAGGCGTCAAAGCGAGGTTTTGCGAGAGACTAATTCTGAACTGGAAAATATAAACTGGATCAGCACGCATGATCTGCAGGAGCCTCTGAGAAAAATACAGATGATTACCTCAAAGCTGCTTGCTGACAAACGATTATCATCTTCAGACCCTGAGATTGATTCGCTTGAACGCGTTTCAAAATCTGCAACAAGAATGCGAGAGCTGCTTCAGGATATTTTGAAATACACCCGTATTAAAAATACAAGGGAGGCTGCCGAAAAAATAGATCTTAATTTAATTTTTGAATCTGCAGCAGAGGAATGCAGCGAGCTGATAGAGCAAAAAAATGCCGTTATCCACTGCGAGCAGCTTCCGGAAGTCAGTGCTATAGGTTTTTTAATGAAGCAGTTATTTTTAAATATCATCCAAAATTCATTAAAGTATGCGTCGCTGGACCGCTCGCCAGTCATAACAATTACAGCTTCTCAGGAGCCTGTGATAATAAAAGATCGTTTCAATGTATATTGCCACTGGGTTAAATTTTCAGATAATGGAATAGGTTTTGACCAAATGTACTCAGAATCCATATTTAAAGTGTTCACAAGACTTCATAATCAGCAGGAATACAGCGGTTCGGGAATCGGTCTGGCATTATGTAAAAAAATAATGCAGTCACTGGGAGGCAGCATTTCGGCCGAAGGAGCAGTGGGTGAAGGCGCGTCCATTACCATTTATTTCCCATGTGATCCTGATGATACTCTAATTTAA
- a CDS encoding ATP-binding protein, with amino-acid sequence MAENTFSQTPAGGKYEQNLNNNELLELLQATIDSSLDMIQVFKAVRNEKHEIIDFIWILNNKTSEEFYGNVIGKSLLALNPGVVKEGIFETFKKVVETGDADQSVRHYVHEQFDGWFLQSTVKQGDGVATTTKDITEANAAKELVQTVFDVIINPISYHKAVRDSTGRIIDFELQLENQKAREHALDDRTGQRCSEAYPGIRDSLVFEKYCQVVETGASLDTEVELKLKGSNYWFHLLAAKLGDGLVASAADVTQRKHAEAEILRLKDEITQRTEEKYRMLFNSIDEGFSLLELIFNDDGKIVDYWHRDDNPSFIRMTGIKNPTNRRMSELVPDLEPAWHEMLEQVYYTGEPIRTEYKVQQLGRWYTCYLSRVGDSGSPFIAAVYDDITDRKQRELDQEFLLKLSDSLRTEITAGAVANRALQLLIDHMQLDRSYITSYCLDENRAYLNYQLGNDTVAPLPDHFVLSDYPEAFKAVSGETLVIEDELERQGLSKDEIKNSGKLGMRAMIAATVRRGSEKPLWSMAAVSSQARRWKNNEIRLVEEAAERTWAALERAEADESLRIAEERYRIALDSAKMGTWDWNVKDDQILWNEQHYLLLGLQPDQLLKPADYFLQFVYADDLEMVKNQLMQAFQYTGQYHAEAFRIIRPDGKIRWMSGYGRTVTWEQDRSARIVGVMFDITHRKLLEQQKEQFISIASHELRTPVTSIKSYAEILEDQFVENGDLQSAGLMRKMDIQIDRLTSLIYALLDSSLVTEGRLPLKKEEFDLNQLLIDTIENIQRIAGSHSIRMELEPDIRIFADEERIRQVLINLITNAVKYSPEAEKVIVHLASLTKEVRICVQDFGIGIDEQVQHHLFEPFFRSSDAAGFSGIGLGLFISAGIVRQHGGSIWVESRQGEGAKFCFTIPAPGS; translated from the coding sequence ATGGCAGAGAACACATTTTCCCAAACCCCAGCTGGAGGTAAATACGAGCAAAATCTGAATAATAATGAGCTTCTTGAACTGCTGCAGGCAACTATTGACAGCAGTCTGGATATGATACAGGTATTCAAGGCCGTACGTAATGAAAAGCATGAGATTATTGATTTTATCTGGATACTGAACAACAAAACTTCTGAAGAATTCTACGGCAATGTCATTGGTAAAAGCCTGCTGGCTCTGAATCCCGGTGTCGTGAAAGAAGGCATTTTCGAAACATTTAAAAAGGTAGTGGAAACAGGCGATGCCGATCAAAGCGTAAGGCATTACGTTCATGAGCAGTTTGACGGCTGGTTTCTCCAGTCTACGGTTAAGCAGGGGGACGGTGTGGCCACAACCACGAAAGACATAACTGAGGCCAATGCTGCCAAAGAGCTGGTTCAGACCGTATTTGATGTCATTATCAATCCCATTTCTTACCACAAAGCAGTGCGGGACAGCACAGGAAGAATTATAGATTTTGAACTCCAGCTCGAAAACCAGAAAGCTCGTGAACATGCACTGGACGACCGGACCGGCCAGCGCTGCTCCGAGGCATATCCTGGAATAAGAGACTCTTTAGTATTTGAAAAGTACTGCCAGGTCGTAGAAACCGGTGCCAGCCTCGATACTGAAGTAGAGCTAAAACTTAAAGGCAGCAACTATTGGTTCCATCTTTTGGCAGCCAAGCTGGGAGATGGTCTGGTGGCTTCAGCTGCAGACGTCACCCAGAGGAAACATGCCGAAGCAGAAATACTCAGGCTCAAGGATGAAATTACGCAGCGGACAGAAGAAAAATACCGTATGCTTTTCAATTCCATAGATGAAGGATTCAGTCTGCTGGAATTGATCTTTAACGACGATGGTAAGATCGTGGATTATTGGCATAGGGATGATAACCCATCGTTTATACGGATGACCGGCATCAAGAACCCCACCAACAGACGTATGAGCGAGCTTGTGCCCGATCTTGAACCGGCATGGCATGAAATGCTGGAACAAGTCTATTACACCGGCGAACCTATCCGCACTGAATATAAAGTGCAGCAATTAGGCCGGTGGTATACCTGTTATCTTTCCCGTGTTGGGGATAGCGGCAGTCCTTTCATTGCTGCGGTTTATGATGACATTACAGACCGGAAACAGAGGGAACTGGACCAGGAGTTCCTTTTAAAGCTGTCAGACAGCCTGCGGACAGAAATAACGGCCGGCGCGGTCGCTAACCGGGCACTTCAATTACTGATTGACCATATGCAGCTGGACCGCAGTTACATTACTTCCTACTGCCTTGATGAAAACCGTGCCTACCTGAACTATCAGCTTGGAAATGATACCGTTGCGCCGCTGCCCGATCATTTCGTTTTATCTGATTACCCAGAGGCGTTTAAAGCCGTTTCCGGCGAAACTTTGGTGATTGAGGATGAACTCGAGCGGCAGGGCCTCTCAAAAGATGAAATTAAGAACAGCGGCAAATTAGGTATGCGTGCCATGATAGCGGCAACAGTACGCAGGGGCAGTGAGAAGCCGCTTTGGTCTATGGCCGCAGTTAGTTCGCAGGCCCGCAGATGGAAAAATAACGAAATACGGCTGGTAGAAGAAGCTGCCGAACGTACATGGGCCGCCTTAGAAAGAGCAGAGGCGGATGAATCATTGCGTATTGCTGAGGAACGATATCGAATAGCACTGGACAGTGCTAAAATGGGCACTTGGGACTGGAACGTTAAAGACGATCAAATTCTTTGGAATGAGCAGCACTATTTACTTTTGGGACTGCAGCCTGACCAGCTGCTGAAGCCTGCCGATTATTTCCTTCAATTTGTCTATGCTGATGATTTGGAAATGGTAAAAAACCAATTAATGCAGGCCTTTCAGTACACCGGACAATACCATGCAGAAGCCTTTCGAATAATCCGCCCTGATGGAAAGATACGCTGGATGAGCGGCTATGGCAGAACCGTCACCTGGGAACAAGACAGGTCGGCAAGAATAGTCGGGGTGATGTTTGATATCACCCACCGTAAACTGTTAGAACAGCAGAAGGAGCAGTTTATCAGCATTGCCAGCCATGAGCTGCGGACACCGGTGACCAGTATTAAGTCCTATGCGGAAATCCTTGAAGATCAGTTTGTGGAAAATGGTGATCTGCAGAGTGCCGGCCTGATGAGGAAGATGGACATTCAGATAGACAGGCTTACCTCTTTGATATATGCCCTGCTTGACAGTTCTTTGGTTACAGAAGGCAGACTACCGTTAAAAAAAGAAGAATTTGATTTGAATCAATTACTTATTGATACTATAGAAAACATACAGCGTATCGCAGGAAGCCACAGCATAAGAATGGAACTCGAGCCGGATATACGAATATTTGCGGATGAGGAACGTATCAGGCAGGTTTTAATCAATCTCATCACCAATGCCGTTAAATATTCACCAGAAGCCGAAAAAGTCATTGTACATCTGGCATCGCTTACAAAAGAAGTGAGGATATGTGTACAGGACTTTGGAATCGGCATAGATGAACAGGTTCAGCACCATCTCTTTGAGCCCTTTTTCCGAAGCTCAGATGCAGCAGGTTTCTCAGGAATAGGACTTGGTTTGTTCATAAGTGCCGGCATAGTGCGTCAGCATGGGGGGAGCATATGGGTTGAAAGCAGGCAGGGTGAGGGAGCAAAATTCTGCTTTACCATTCCTGCACCAGGCAGCTAA
- a CDS encoding DUF3606 domain-containing protein — MSDDLNKKGVQDRSRINMNEDHEVAYWTEKFKVSREELQKAVDKAGNSADAVAQALGSK; from the coding sequence ATGAGCGACGATTTAAATAAAAAAGGGGTCCAGGACAGGTCACGCATTAATATGAATGAAGACCACGAGGTAGCATATTGGACCGAAAAGTTCAAGGTCAGCAGGGAAGAGCTGCAAAAAGCAGTAGACAAGGCAGGAAATTCTGCTGATGCTGTTGCACAGGCTCTCGGCTCCAAATAG
- a CDS encoding response regulator, whose translation MMNSKNSAESAKGLNEIEPVKIILADDDKDDQELFKDALDAADIPSDVTAVDNGQQLLDRLKDDAEPNPDMVFIDVNMPVKGGRQALNEIRSDEKLKDIPAVMLSTSGHPQDIEDALSHGADLYIQKPNSFTGFVLLLKKVFSLHWAKTLTNPLKDFFFLSENNISKKD comes from the coding sequence ATGATGAATTCTAAAAACTCAGCAGAGTCCGCTAAAGGATTAAATGAAATCGAGCCGGTAAAAATTATATTGGCTGATGATGACAAAGATGATCAGGAATTATTCAAGGATGCCCTTGACGCAGCGGACATTCCTTCCGATGTTACTGCCGTGGACAACGGCCAGCAGCTCCTTGACAGATTAAAGGATGATGCAGAACCAAATCCTGATATGGTTTTCATTGATGTAAATATGCCGGTTAAAGGCGGCAGACAGGCGCTGAATGAGATAAGGAGTGATGAGAAGCTGAAGGATATCCCAGCGGTTATGCTTTCCACTTCAGGCCATCCGCAGGATATTGAGGATGCATTGAGCCATGGGGCAGACCTTTACATACAGAAGCCAAATTCTTTTACCGGCTTTGTTTTATTGCTGAAAAAAGTATTCTCCCTTCATTGGGCAAAAACGCTGACGAATCCACTTAAAGATTTTTTTTTCCTTTCGGAAAATAATATTTCAAAAAAGGATTAA
- a CDS encoding response regulator → MLEKHNSTKIIYHADDDEDDRMLFTDAVDELALPVRVQQASDGQQLLDILLRNTERLPDIVFLDINMPFRNGFECLEEIRRGKVPLREVKVVMLSTSGSPENIARAFELGADLYAVKPSSYQGLKELLSEILGVGKKQDREIKSGHKVYSSPTWLL, encoded by the coding sequence ATGTTAGAAAAGCACAATTCCACTAAAATTATTTACCATGCTGATGACGATGAGGATGACAGAATGCTCTTCACCGATGCCGTCGATGAACTGGCTCTTCCGGTCAGGGTCCAGCAGGCATCCGACGGGCAGCAGCTTCTGGATATCCTTTTGCGAAATACGGAGCGGCTCCCCGATATTGTATTTCTGGATATCAATATGCCCTTCAGAAACGGCTTTGAATGCCTTGAGGAAATCAGGAGGGGAAAAGTGCCATTAAGGGAAGTAAAGGTGGTCATGCTCTCCACCAGCGGCAGCCCGGAGAATATAGCCCGCGCTTTTGAGCTCGGCGCCGACCTATATGCGGTGAAGCCCAGCAGTTATCAGGGGCTTAAAGAGCTGCTCTCTGAGATACTGGGGGTAGGGAAAAAGCAGGACCGCGAAATAAAAAGCGGCCATAAGGTCTATTCCAGCCCGACCTGGCTTTTGTGA
- a CDS encoding response regulator, whose translation MNKKIILLVDDDYDDLEFFKWAMAGTEETFSLKFVDSGDAALRLLSGLEQLPDLILLDAGMPKMNGWELLKQIKMDHRFTKVPIIMMATSSRRQGIEQAKLLGAKAYIIKPSDFQELKSIMNQLCIGIQTNLDNTIASLRCNLPENIYNFN comes from the coding sequence ATGAATAAAAAAATAATTTTACTGGTGGACGATGACTATGATGATTTGGAATTTTTCAAGTGGGCTATGGCAGGAACAGAAGAAACTTTTTCACTTAAATTTGTTGACAGCGGTGATGCTGCACTTCGTCTGCTTTCCGGCTTGGAGCAACTGCCGGATTTAATACTGCTGGATGCGGGTATGCCGAAAATGAATGGCTGGGAATTATTAAAGCAGATCAAAATGGATCATAGATTTACCAAAGTGCCTATCATTATGATGGCAACTTCCTCTCGAAGGCAGGGGATCGAACAGGCCAAACTACTGGGCGCTAAGGCATACATAATCAAGCCTTCTGACTTTCAAGAGTTGAAATCAATAATGAATCAGCTTTGCATCGGTATACAGACTAATCTTGATAATACAATTGCGAGTCTGCGCTGTAACCTTCCAGAGAATATTTACAATTTTAATTAG
- a CDS encoding PAS domain-containing sensor histidine kinase — protein sequence MNVENQQELYHLVMNAPVGICVLNAQTLVAEIVNDSFIALAGRSRDVILGNFYWDTFPEVRHSYESAMAEVVASGLPYRADESERRRIKNGREETIYISFVYNPLKDSTGKVQKVAIWVMDTTLQVVQRRKAEENEKFARTVFYNSPVAKLVYTGAKMVLKEANEKMLEIFGRGDSIIGRPIMEAVPELRETYLFQAYSNVLGTGEIHTENAARIMFVKNGSPYYGYYDYTYKPLYDTKGEIYGVICTAIDVTEEVAARSRLQEAEQSMRGAVELAQLGTWSIDAASNGLVYSDRLIEWFGYDPAARDYNEVIPIISEDDRGRVAEAVAWALNPESGGLYDETYTVIHPGTGKKRILHAQGKTVFDPEGRPVRMNGTAQDITIQMELQMELENQLQQRTAEIQAAMEELRAINEELEQTNLQLTHSNKELGQFAYIASHDLQEPLRKISTFMELLQDRIRGNLDEKSQAYIDKITDAAARMSRLIRDLLAYSALPKNGTAFEPVNLEDTAREALEDYDVLIERTGAEVTWKELPVIEGIPLQMSQLFFNLIGNALKFIRPDLQPKIHINCTIASVQEIRSVHLNERLSYYKIQFTDNGIGMKPEDTEKIFNIFQKLHSKSEFAGTGIGLAMCRKIVQNHHGEIDAGQSSENGAVFNVYLPKHN from the coding sequence ATGAATGTCGAAAACCAACAGGAACTTTACCATTTAGTGATGAATGCGCCGGTTGGCATCTGCGTCCTGAATGCCCAGACCCTTGTGGCTGAAATCGTAAATGACAGCTTTATCGCACTTGCAGGCAGATCCCGCGATGTCATCCTTGGCAATTTTTACTGGGATACATTCCCTGAGGTGCGGCACTCCTACGAATCCGCAATGGCAGAGGTGGTGGCCAGCGGGCTGCCCTACCGAGCCGATGAGTCCGAGCGCAGACGGATCAAGAACGGAAGGGAAGAAACCATCTACATTTCTTTTGTCTACAATCCCCTTAAAGACAGCACGGGGAAGGTGCAAAAAGTTGCCATCTGGGTAATGGACACTACCCTTCAGGTTGTACAAAGGCGGAAGGCTGAGGAAAATGAAAAATTTGCGCGTACCGTTTTTTACAATTCACCTGTCGCAAAATTAGTGTATACGGGAGCCAAAATGGTATTGAAGGAAGCCAATGAGAAAATGCTTGAAATATTCGGACGCGGCGATTCCATTATCGGAAGGCCCATAATGGAAGCTGTTCCGGAGCTCCGGGAGACGTATCTGTTCCAGGCCTACAGCAATGTGCTGGGAACGGGAGAAATCCATACCGAAAACGCCGCGCGTATCATGTTTGTCAAAAATGGTTCTCCCTATTACGGCTACTATGATTATACCTACAAGCCATTATATGATACCAAAGGGGAAATTTATGGCGTTATATGCACGGCAATCGATGTAACAGAAGAAGTGGCAGCCCGCAGCAGACTGCAGGAAGCCGAGCAGAGTATGAGAGGCGCAGTCGAGCTGGCCCAGCTGGGAACTTGGAGCATCGATGCCGCATCAAACGGCCTTGTCTATTCCGACCGCCTGATAGAATGGTTTGGTTATGACCCTGCCGCCAGGGACTATAATGAAGTTATACCTATCATATCCGAAGATGACCGCGGACGAGTAGCAGAAGCGGTCGCATGGGCACTGAACCCTGAGTCCGGCGGGTTATATGACGAAACCTACACGGTAATTCATCCTGGCACAGGAAAGAAACGAATCCTGCATGCCCAGGGAAAAACTGTTTTTGACCCCGAGGGCAGGCCGGTACGCATGAACGGGACAGCGCAGGACATCACCATCCAGATGGAACTGCAGATGGAACTGGAAAACCAGCTGCAGCAGCGTACCGCGGAGATCCAGGCCGCAATGGAGGAATTACGGGCAATAAATGAGGAACTTGAACAGACCAACCTTCAATTGACCCATTCCAATAAGGAGCTCGGACAGTTTGCCTATATCGCCTCACATGATCTGCAGGAACCGCTCCGCAAAATCAGCACCTTTATGGAACTGCTGCAGGACAGAATAAGAGGGAACCTTGACGAAAAATCACAGGCTTATATAGACAAAATCACAGATGCGGCAGCACGCATGAGCAGACTCATCCGGGACCTGCTCGCCTATTCCGCCCTTCCTAAAAATGGGACAGCGTTTGAGCCGGTAAACCTTGAGGATACTGCCCGGGAGGCGCTGGAAGATTATGATGTGCTGATCGAACGCACAGGTGCGGAAGTTACGTGGAAGGAGCTTCCAGTCATTGAAGGCATTCCCCTGCAGATGTCACAGCTCTTTTTTAACCTGATTGGAAACGCCCTGAAATTCATACGCCCCGATCTGCAGCCCAAAATCCATATAAACTGCACTATAGCATCTGTCCAAGAGATCCGCTCCGTGCATCTGAACGAGCGGCTGTCCTACTATAAAATCCAGTTCACTGATAACGGCATCGGCATGAAGCCTGAAGATACAGAGAAAATTTTCAACATATTCCAGAAGCTGCATAGCAAAAGCGAGTTTGCGGGCACAGGAATAGGACTGGCCATGTGCAGGAAAATCGTGCAGAACCACCACGGTGAGATTGATGCAGGCCAAAGCAGTGAAAACGGCGCGGTATTTAACGTGTACCTGCCAAAACACAATTGA
- a CDS encoding DUF1214 domain-containing protein, with amino-acid sequence MYKPPERFMVPNTIDRYSIINKTKGLKYEANGDLIIYLQSTSLGKDKESNWLPTQKMKNSCLLPEFMVQSLMSLTIFGVSIFITILFYSRLLSKIYNLTKLT; translated from the coding sequence ATGTATAAGCCCCCAGAACGTTTTATGGTTCCAAATACAATTGACCGATACTCTATCATTAATAAAACCAAAGGGCTGAAATATGAAGCCAACGGGGATTTGATTATCTACCTACAGAGTACCTCACTGGGAAAGGATAAAGAAAGCAATTGGCTTCCCACTCAAAAAATGAAAAATTCATGTTTGTTACCCGAATTTATGGTCCAAAGCCTGATGTCATTAACGATATTTGGAGTAAGTATTTTTATTACTATCCTTTTTTATAGCAGACTACTCTCAAAAATTTATAATTTAACAAAACTTACATAA
- a CDS encoding response regulator, with product MQKNMTQRLFNHILLADDDIDDCDFFAEAVRDQFPDMKLSIMHDGAKLISLLENPQTPKSELVFLDLNMPIMSGEECLIKIRNSDALKKHIIIVFSTSSNTADIEKMYSLGANYFITKPVVYSHLPILIKKALSLVSQSDNLQPAFENFHVKI from the coding sequence ATGCAAAAAAATATGACCCAAAGGTTATTTAATCACATTTTGCTGGCAGACGACGATATCGATGACTGCGACTTTTTTGCCGAAGCAGTCAGGGACCAATTTCCTGATATGAAACTCTCCATTATGCATGATGGAGCCAAATTGATCAGTCTTCTTGAAAATCCCCAAACTCCTAAATCAGAGCTGGTCTTCCTAGATCTTAATATGCCTATTATGTCTGGAGAGGAATGTCTTATAAAAATCAGAAATTCGGATGCCTTAAAAAAGCATATCATTATTGTTTTCAGCACCAGCAGCAATACTGCGGATATCGAAAAAATGTATTCCCTTGGGGCAAATTATTTTATCACAAAACCAGTTGTATACAGCCATCTTCCTATTCTTATAAAAAAAGCATTATCTTTAGTGTCGCAGTCCGATAATCTCCAGCCAGCTTTTGAAAATTTTCACGTCAAGATATAA
- a CDS encoding response regulator, protein MPDKLNIMHEPENSKKVVCIADHDEDDRMLLHEALLSLNQPCEILEISTRDQLTDQLSKLSDIFPDFIFLNTGMTGIEMVHCIETIRKETGSGMKAKIIIYSTDSDRSSIEKAFELGADFYAVKPSNYKDLKKLAGTVIEMEWETSEEESRIFHIGF, encoded by the coding sequence TTGCCTGACAAACTAAATATAATGCACGAGCCTGAAAATTCCAAAAAGGTTGTATGTATTGCTGACCATGATGAGGACGACCGAATGCTGCTCCATGAGGCATTACTTAGCCTAAATCAGCCATGTGAGATTCTAGAGATCAGCACAAGAGACCAGCTTACAGACCAGTTATCTAAATTGTCTGATATTTTTCCTGATTTTATTTTTCTTAATACCGGTATGACTGGCATAGAGATGGTTCATTGCATTGAAACGATCAGGAAGGAAACCGGATCAGGCATGAAAGCAAAGATCATTATTTATTCCACTGACAGCGATAGGTCCAGCATCGAAAAAGCATTTGAACTGGGAGCAGATTTTTATGCTGTCAAGCCGAGTAATTATAAAGATCTTAAAAAGCTTGCAGGAACTGTAATAGAAATGGAATGGGAGACTTCTGAGGAAGAAAGCAGGATATTTCACATTGGATTTTAA
- a CDS encoding VOC family protein yields MSASNEKIKKVPDGYTSVTPWLITRDTEKMISFLQMVFDSSEIPNSRIKSEDGKIIHVVVKTGDRRGSSGGSVPNDLVNYHILFRQPPAA; encoded by the coding sequence ATGTCAGCCAGTAATGAAAAGATTAAAAAAGTGCCGGACGGATACACATCTGTGACGCCATGGTTAATAACAAGGGATACTGAAAAGATGATATCATTTTTGCAGATGGTCTTTGATTCTTCAGAAATTCCAAACAGCAGAATCAAAAGTGAAGATGGGAAGATAATCCATGTCGTGGTAAAAACAGGGGACCGGCGGGGTTCGTCTGGAGGTTCTGTCCCAAATGATTTAGTTAATTACCATATACTTTTCAGGCAACCGCCGGCCGCCTAA
- a CDS encoding response regulator — translation MEILLIDDDQDDVEIFIDALDQVGENFMICSSVDSISALHQLSFSNKLPDVIFLDINMPRMDGYEFIKEVKNIERLKDLDIILISNPPEELVIPKISHYQKVRYLAKPASYDSLKNSLSRLLDQS, via the coding sequence ATGGAAATACTTTTAATTGATGATGATCAGGATGATGTGGAAATATTCATCGATGCACTTGACCAAGTGGGGGAGAACTTTATGATTTGCTCATCCGTAGATTCAATTTCAGCCCTCCACCAGCTTTCATTCTCCAATAAGCTTCCCGATGTTATTTTTTTGGATATAAATATGCCGCGAATGGACGGATATGAATTTATAAAAGAAGTAAAAAACATTGAACGTCTGAAGGATCTCGATATTATTTTGATTTCAAATCCTCCCGAGGAGCTTGTAATTCCTAAAATCAGCCATTATCAAAAGGTGCGTTATCTGGCCAAACCTGCATCCTATGACAGTTTGAAGAATTCTTTAAGCCGGCTTTTGGACCAGTCATAG